Proteins found in one Rhodovulum sp. MB263 genomic segment:
- a CDS encoding dienelactone hydrolase family protein, which yields MIELFARLTPMRWIVGIAALLAIAVSVWQLEAERRGVVIAPVPGTGTTPATVYRLKDAPPAPVVIVSHGFAGSRQLMQAWSLTLARAGYAAVAFDYEGHGRNPVPMSGDLDSPEGTALLLMAETRRVTDAALARPWADGRVAILGHSMGSYIAVREAREDPRIAATIGIAAANDSITATEPPNLLMINGEWETRLADAPLEALRLADPSAQLGETLGDPAKGTGRRALLAPDVEHIGVIWSPTALRETRAWLDATFGRTSGGPVVGIGGWIALLLVGIVALAWPLARMRGQTGAPRPAPLPRGRFLIVALLPAVAVPLILAPFRTQFLPVLVADYLAVHFALYGAMVLALLAWWGELRWAGWRETGRILALAALVALYTIGVFGFAMDRYVTSFYPIPIRGLIIAAMAVGAVPYMLSDALMVEGGRAPAWRSLVSRGAFLVSLGIATALDFHRLFFLLLILPIILIFYLLFGTMGGWIGRATNRPAGVGLGLGLFLAWALGVTFPMFQAV from the coding sequence ATGATCGAACTCTTCGCACGTCTGACGCCGATGCGCTGGATTGTCGGCATCGCGGCGCTTCTGGCGATCGCGGTTTCTGTCTGGCAGCTCGAGGCCGAACGCCGGGGCGTGGTCATCGCGCCGGTCCCGGGCACCGGGACGACGCCCGCCACGGTCTATCGGCTGAAGGACGCCCCGCCCGCCCCGGTGGTGATCGTCTCGCATGGCTTCGCCGGATCGCGCCAGCTGATGCAGGCCTGGTCGCTGACGCTGGCGCGTGCGGGCTATGCCGCGGTTGCCTTCGATTACGAGGGGCATGGCCGCAACCCGGTGCCGATGTCGGGCGATCTCGACAGTCCCGAGGGCACGGCGCTTCTGCTGATGGCCGAGACCCGGCGGGTGACCGATGCCGCGCTGGCCCGGCCCTGGGCCGACGGGCGGGTCGCGATCCTCGGCCATTCCATGGGCAGCTATATCGCTGTCCGCGAGGCGCGCGAGGACCCGCGCATTGCCGCCACGATCGGGATCGCGGCGGCGAATGACTCGATCACCGCGACCGAGCCGCCGAACCTGCTGATGATCAATGGTGAATGGGAAACCCGGCTGGCCGACGCCCCGCTCGAGGCGCTGCGACTGGCCGATCCTTCGGCGCAGCTGGGCGAAACCCTGGGCGACCCGGCGAAGGGCACCGGGCGGCGGGCGCTGCTGGCGCCGGATGTCGAGCATATCGGCGTGATCTGGTCGCCGACGGCGCTTCGCGAGACGCGGGCCTGGCTCGACGCCACCTTCGGGCGGACAAGCGGCGGGCCGGTGGTCGGGATCGGCGGCTGGATCGCGCTTCTGCTCGTTGGCATCGTGGCGCTGGCCTGGCCTCTGGCGCGGATGCGCGGCCAGACCGGGGCGCCCCGGCCCGCGCCGCTGCCACGCGGCCGCTTCCTGATCGTGGCGCTGCTTCCGGCGGTGGCGGTGCCGCTGATCCTGGCGCCGTTCCGGACCCAGTTCCTGCCGGTGCTGGTGGCCGATTACCTCGCCGTCCATTTCGCGCTTTACGGCGCGATGGTGCTGGCGCTTCTGGCCTGGTGGGGCGAACTGCGCTGGGCGGGCTGGCGTGAGACCGGCCGGATCCTGGCGCTGGCGGCGCTGGTGGCGCTTTACACCATCGGGGTCTTCGGCTTCGCCATGGATCGCTACGTGACCTCGTTCTACCCGATCCCGATCCGCGGCCTCATCATCGCGGCGATGGCGGTGGGGGCGGTGCCCTACATGCTGTCGGACGCGCTGATGGTCGAAGGCGGCCGCGCGCCGGCCTGGCGCAGCCTTGTGTCGCGCGGCGCCTTCCTGGTCTCGCTCGGGATCGCCACCGCGCTCGACTTCCACAGGCTGTTCTTCCTGTTGCTGATCCTGCCGATCATCCTGATCTTCTATCTGCTCTTCGGCACCATGGGCGGCTGGATCGGCCGCGCCACCAACCGGCCCGCGGGCGTCGGACTGGGGCTTGGACTGTTCCTGGCATGGGCGCTGGGCGTGACCTTCCCGATGTTCCAGGCGGTCTGA
- a CDS encoding DUF6635 family protein: MTDALSRDADAALVEAARSYFAARRARVHDFARRRFGLAGTLALHRHALGWDVLKAPVNVLLSPVLILTRLAAAAAAGSRAPRLAAWLRARRILLPTDVATAAERAVVVDLLELPWEGPGGTSGKDALARAILTHPDLAALVEARSDAPALSARALGDYGGTRSAVAEMTTAFGTMGAGALAFQSLTPGMVSFAPGLAAIVAHQAAIAAFPLGGLLGTAWYGIFPTAAPAWMTLTITLPLIGLGALVAAFAGVIADPAQVALGMHQRRLTRLIDAMEDAFTGSGRRGFAAREHYFARLLDLSDAGLAAIRLMRG, translated from the coding sequence ATGACCGACGCTTTGTCCCGCGATGCCGATGCCGCGCTTGTCGAGGCCGCCCGCAGCTATTTCGCGGCGCGGCGCGCCCGCGTGCACGACTTTGCCCGCCGCCGGTTCGGTCTGGCGGGCACGCTCGCGCTGCACCGCCACGCGCTTGGCTGGGATGTGCTGAAGGCACCGGTCAACGTGCTGCTCTCGCCGGTGCTGATCCTGACCCGGCTTGCCGCCGCGGCCGCCGCAGGAAGCCGCGCACCCAGGCTTGCCGCCTGGCTGCGCGCGCGCCGGATCCTGCTGCCGACCGATGTTGCCACCGCGGCCGAACGCGCCGTGGTGGTGGATCTGCTCGAACTGCCCTGGGAGGGCCCCGGCGGCACCAGCGGCAAGGACGCGCTGGCCCGCGCGATCCTTACCCATCCCGATCTCGCGGCCCTGGTCGAGGCCCGCAGCGATGCCCCCGCGCTCAGCGCCCGCGCTTTGGGCGATTATGGCGGGACCCGCTCGGCCGTGGCCGAAATGACCACGGCCTTCGGCACGATGGGCGCGGGCGCGCTCGCCTTCCAGTCGCTGACACCGGGCATGGTCTCCTTCGCGCCCGGGCTTGCCGCCATCGTCGCGCATCAGGCGGCGATCGCCGCCTTTCCGCTGGGCGGGCTTCTCGGCACCGCCTGGTACGGGATCTTCCCCACCGCCGCGCCCGCCTGGATGACCCTGACGATCACGCTGCCGCTGATCGGGCTCGGCGCGCTGGTGGCAGCCTTCGCGGGGGTCATCGCCGACCCGGCGCAGGTCGCACTGGGAATGCATCAGCGCCGCCTCACACGGCTGATCGACGCGATGGAGGATGCCTTCACCGGCAGCGGCCGCCGCGGCTTCGCCGCACGCGAGCATTATTTCGCACGGCTGCTCGATCTGTCCGATGCCGGGCTCGCCGCGATCCGGCTGATGCGGGGCTGA
- the rsmD gene encoding 16S rRNA (guanine(966)-N(2))-methyltransferase RsmD, with protein MRIVAGRFRGRALASVGKGDPAAHLRPTTDRVRESLFNLLMNGGYGDPVEGARVLDLFAGTGALGLEALSRGAAHVCFVEDGRKALALIHENVGLCRAGAECTVLRRNATRPGPAPDAPATLVFLDPPYGKGLGEKALAAMLANGWIAPGALIVWEEGAAIDPPEGLALLDSRRYGETAISILEAL; from the coding sequence ATGAGGATCGTCGCGGGCCGGTTCCGTGGCCGGGCGCTGGCCTCGGTCGGCAAGGGCGATCCGGCAGCACATCTGCGCCCGACCACCGACCGGGTGCGCGAAAGCCTGTTCAACCTTCTCATGAACGGCGGCTATGGCGATCCGGTCGAGGGCGCGCGGGTGCTCGATCTTTTCGCGGGCACCGGTGCGCTGGGGCTCGAGGCGCTGTCGCGCGGTGCCGCGCATGTCTGCTTCGTCGAGGATGGCAGGAAGGCGCTGGCGCTGATCCACGAGAATGTGGGCCTCTGCCGGGCCGGGGCCGAGTGCACGGTCCTGCGCCGGAACGCGACCCGGCCCGGCCCCGCCCCCGATGCGCCCGCGACGCTGGTCTTTCTCGACCCGCCCTATGGCAAGGGCCTCGGCGAGAAGGCGCTGGCCGCGATGCTCGCGAATGGCTGGATCGCGCCGGGCGCGCTGATCGTCTGGGAAGAAGGCGCGGCCATCGATCCGCCCGAGGGGCTCGCGCTGCTCGACAGCCGCCGCTACGGCGAAACCGCAATTTCCATTCTCGAGGCTCTCTGA
- a CDS encoding NAD(P)/FAD-dependent oxidoreductase, whose protein sequence is MSHIVIIGAGQAGAALAAKLRALGHDGPLTLIGNETVPPYQRPPLSKKYLLGAMPVDRLYLRPPAFYAEAGIDLRLGERVTGIDRTRRRLHLGKHEIAYDMLALATGAAPRRLPAGIGGALEGVHVVRSLADVDAMAPDFRPGARALIVGGGYIGLEAAAVAATQGLQVTLIEAAPRILQRVAAPQTSDWFRALHAAHGVKIREATGLVRLLGKTRVTGAELADGRVIEADFVILGIGVAPETALAEAAGLAIEAGIAVDAMGRTADPAIWAAGDCTSLPYRGSRIRLESVQNAIDQAEAVAANMLGAEAPYVPKPWFWSDQYDVKLQIAGLNSGYDRVVVRPGDREGSASHWYYRGSELLALDAMNDPRAYMTAKRLIEAGRSPAPETVAAGDLKALMAA, encoded by the coding sequence ATGTCCCACATCGTCATCATCGGCGCCGGCCAGGCAGGCGCGGCGCTGGCAGCGAAACTCAGGGCGCTCGGCCATGACGGCCCCCTGACCCTGATCGGCAACGAAACCGTGCCGCCCTATCAGCGACCGCCGCTCTCGAAGAAATACCTGCTGGGCGCGATGCCGGTCGACCGGCTCTACCTGCGCCCCCCGGCATTCTATGCCGAGGCCGGGATCGATCTGCGGCTGGGCGAGCGGGTGACCGGCATCGACCGTACCCGCCGCCGCTTGCACCTTGGCAAGCACGAGATCGCCTATGACATGCTGGCGCTCGCCACCGGCGCCGCGCCCCGACGCCTGCCCGCCGGCATCGGCGGCGCGCTCGAGGGCGTCCACGTCGTGCGCAGCCTCGCCGATGTCGATGCGATGGCCCCCGACTTCAGGCCCGGCGCCCGGGCGCTGATCGTCGGCGGCGGCTATATCGGGCTTGAGGCCGCGGCAGTGGCGGCCACCCAGGGGCTGCAGGTCACCCTGATCGAGGCCGCGCCGCGCATCCTGCAGCGCGTGGCCGCGCCCCAGACCTCGGACTGGTTCCGCGCGCTCCATGCCGCCCATGGCGTCAAGATCCGCGAGGCGACGGGGCTCGTCCGCCTGCTGGGCAAGACCCGCGTCACCGGCGCCGAGCTGGCCGATGGACGCGTGATCGAGGCCGATTTCGTCATCCTCGGGATCGGCGTCGCGCCAGAGACCGCGCTGGCCGAAGCCGCCGGGCTGGCGATCGAGGCGGGCATCGCGGTCGATGCGATGGGCCGGACCGCGGATCCGGCGATCTGGGCCGCGGGCGACTGTACCAGCCTGCCCTATCGCGGCAGCCGGATCCGGCTTGAAAGCGTGCAGAACGCCATCGATCAGGCCGAGGCGGTCGCGGCCAACATGCTGGGGGCCGAGGCGCCCTATGTCCCGAAACCGTGGTTCTGGTCGGATCAGTATGACGTCAAGCTGCAGATCGCGGGGCTGAACTCGGGCTATGACCGCGTGGTGGTGCGCCCCGGCGACCGCGAGGGCAGCGCCAGCCACTGGTATTATCGCGGCAGCGAACTGCTGGCGCTCGACGCGATGAACGACCCCCGCGCCTACATGACCGCCAAGCGCCTGATCGAGGCCGGGCGCTCGCCCGCCCCCGAGACGGTCGCCGCCGGCGATCTCAAGGCGCTGATGGCGGCATGA
- a CDS encoding peroxiredoxin, with the protein MAISEGDRLPEASFTEMGADGPGAVSLSDKLKGRKVVIFAVPGAFTPTCHSAHMPSFIKAKDKLAAKGVDEIVCVAVNDPFVMKAWGEATGAHAAGISMLADADASFTKAIGMEFDAPPAGLISRSKRYAMLVEDGVVKKLNVEASPGECSISAGETLLEQI; encoded by the coding sequence ATGGCGATTTCCGAAGGCGACCGGCTGCCCGAGGCGAGCTTTACCGAAATGGGCGCGGACGGACCCGGCGCGGTGTCCCTGTCGGACAAGCTGAAGGGCCGCAAGGTGGTGATCTTCGCAGTGCCCGGCGCGTTCACGCCGACCTGCCATTCGGCGCATATGCCGAGCTTCATCAAGGCGAAGGACAAGCTGGCCGCGAAAGGCGTCGACGAGATCGTCTGCGTGGCCGTGAACGACCCCTTCGTGATGAAGGCCTGGGGCGAGGCGACCGGCGCGCATGCGGCGGGCATCTCCATGCTGGCCGATGCCGATGCGAGCTTCACCAAGGCCATCGGCATGGAGTTCGACGCCCCGCCGGCCGGGCTGATCTCGCGCTCGAAGCGCTACGCCATGCTGGTCGAGGACGGCGTGGTGAAGAAGCTCAATGTCGAGGCGAGCCCGGGCGAGTGCTCGATCTCGGCCGGCGAGACCCTGCTGGAGCAGATCTGA